In the genome of Quercus robur chromosome 3, dhQueRobu3.1, whole genome shotgun sequence, one region contains:
- the LOC126716850 gene encoding pentatricopeptide repeat-containing protein At1g09190 produces MSKALLEVERRVLRLLHGHKTRTLLPEIHAHFLRHGLDQLNQVLAHFVSVCGSLHKMAYANCIFCRTHNPNILLFNSMIKGYSLCGPFEQSLHLFSLLRSRGIRPDEYTFAPLLKACSGICDCKLGQCVHGEIIRIGFERFGSIRIGIVELYVTCERMEDARKVFDEMSYRDVVVWNLMIRGFCKMGDVDMGLCLFRKMSEQSVVSWNSMISCLAKSGRDREALELFCEMRDRGFEPDEATVVIVFPVCARLGAVEVGQWIHSYSGSRGLLRDAIAVGNSLIDFYCKCGNLEVARSLFNEMPRKNVVSWNAMISGLAFNGEGEVGVKLFEEMINKGMSPNDATFVGVLACCAHAGLVEKGRELFASMSEKHQIQPKLEHYGCMVDLLGRSGLVREAHGLIRNMPMKPNAALWGALLGACRTHGDVEVAELSVKELINIEPWNSGNYVLLSNIYAEEGRWDEVAMLRVLMKEKCVKKAPGQSVIE; encoded by the coding sequence ATGAGCAAAGCTCTCCTCGAGGTTGAGCGGCGAGTCCTCCGCCTCCTCCACGGCCACAAAACCCGAACCCTACTCCCCGAAATCCATGCCCATTTCCTCCGCCACGGCCTCGACCAATTAAACCAAGTCCTTGCCCATTTTGTCTCCGTTTGCGGGTCCCTTCACAAAATGGCCTACGCTAATTGCATCTTTTGCCGAACCCATAACCCAAATATTCTCCTTTTCAATTCCATGATTAAAGGGTACTCGCTTTGTGGACCCTTTGAGCAATCCCtccatttgttttcccttttgAGAAGCCGCGGCATTCGGCCTGATGAATACACGTTTGCGCCTTTGCTTAAAGCGTGTTCGGGTATTTGTGATTGTAAACTAGGGCAATGTGTTCATGGGGAGATTATCAGGATTGGGTTTGAGCGTTTTGGTTCGATCCGGATTGGGATTGTTGAGTTGTATGTGActtgtgagagaatggaggatGCTAGGAAGGTGTTCGATGAAATGTCTTATAGAGATGTGGTTGTTTGGAATTTGATGATTCGGGGGTTTTGCAAGATGGGTGATGTTGATATGGGGTTGTGTTTGTTTAGGAAGATGAGTGAGCAGAGTGTTGTTTCTTGGAACTCGATGATTTCTTGCTTGGCGAAGAGTGGGCGGGATAGGGAGGCTTTGGAACTCTTTTGTGAAATGAGGGATCGGGGTTTTGAGCCTGACGAAGCGACTGTGGTGATTGTGTTTCCTGTTTGTGCTCGTTTGGGGGCTGTTGAAGTTGGGCAGTGGATACACTCATACTCAGGTTCTAGAGGGCTTCTGAGAGATGCTATTGCTGTGGGTAATTCGcttattgatttttattgtaAATGTGGAAATTTGGAAGTTGCACGCAGCCTTTTTAATGAAATGCCTCGCAAAAATGTTGTTTCGTGGAATGCAATGATCTCAGGTCTGGCATTCAATGGGGAGGGTGAGGTTGGGGTCAAATTGTTTGAGGAGATGATAAACAAAGGTATGAGCCCTAATGATGCAACTTTTGTAGGCGTTTTAGCATGTTGTGCCCATGCAGGCTTGGTGGAAAAGGGGCGAGAGTTGTTTGCTTCTATGTCTGAAAAACACCAAATTCAACCAAAGCTTGAGCATTATGGTTGTATGGTTGATCTTCTTGGGCGTAGTGGACTTGTGAGGGAGGCTCATGGCTTGATTAGAAACATGCCCATGAAGCCAAATGCTGCTTTATGGGGTGCATTGCTCGGTGCTTGCCGCACTCATGGTGATGTAGAAGTTGCAGAACTTTCTGTTAAAGAGCTGATCAATATTGAACCATGGAATTCTGGTAATTATGTGCTCTTGTCAAATATATATGCAGAAGAAGGGAGGTGGGATGAGGTTGCGATGCTCAGAGTTTTAATGAAGGAAAAGTGTGTCAAGAAAGCACCAGGGCAGAGTGTGATTGAATAA
- the LOC126716851 gene encoding uncharacterized protein LOC126716851 — translation MAFSFLPKQKFFILTLFFIAIFCCFSGYADDNPGQMTAQALFCFNNKLIYSGCDETYRLNPSGNINVPPEAADLFCNGPCLFETQEVLNCINNLLSNFLFYNKATIPDVRYALNAGCSNTNQRGNFNVGQYIDGFTSNAHRSTDWISHHTFMLIIWLLFFHFI, via the exons ATGGCATTTTCATTCTTGCCAAAGCAGAAATTCTTCATCCTCACACTATTTTTCATTGCCATATTTTGCTGCTTCTCAG GTTATGCAGATGACAACCCTGGGCAAATGACAGCACAAGCCTTGTTTTGTTTCAACAATAAGCTT ATCTACAGTGGCTGTGATGAGACATATAGATTGAATCCAAGTGGAAATATTAATGTACCTCCTGAGGCTGCTGACCTATTCTGCAATGGACCATGCCTATTTGAGACACAAGAAGTTCTCAATTGCATCAATAACTTATTATCTAACTTCTTATTCTACAACAAGGCCACCATACCAGATGTTAGATATGCACTCAATGCTGGCTGCAGCAACACCAACCAAAGAG GGAATTTCAATGTGGGACAATACATTGATGGATTTACAAGCAATGCGCACAGATCAACAGATTGGATCAGCCACCACACATTCATGCTGATTATTTGGCTattgtttttccattttatatgA